Proteins found in one Paralichthys olivaceus isolate ysfri-2021 chromosome 19, ASM2471397v2, whole genome shotgun sequence genomic segment:
- the taf1a gene encoding TATA box-binding protein-associated factor RNA polymerase I subunit A isoform X2 produces the protein MMDDLEGELGLVEDLEDDNDSSDNTSSRGGKKSRFPPVNLMCVETSKETGFHQSTRFCLEHIREAMLHHRWQEAAEYMACYPQMFEDTTVSSTKHYKEVIWRLSTEILHHHHNTKMEDYNHIYERIKHSGVKHYLMISLEHSFHLLLHGHIEDAKRHLLAAESWRYGKESAAQYQKMKLIQAYRSLLDYIIWCDKKFTLSDFNDPVGNQEMQNYYRQASVNLKEILKNPGVWDPFILSYVEMLEFYEDHSEALNVLNDYAYDNNFPPNPNAHVFLYQYLKRHDAPEKKLIKVLKVLHVSVPSHELMLEYSSLLLQSEKNSHIHKAVEVVLEMLDFACWRSDLDVWKCLKAVIQKLQLQEDWRKVVLEKMEVRKDWWPVLHFTSHHARKDSEENPELMEVKASLKEVLCPDITLKYAAAGVNS, from the exons ATGATGGACGACTTGGAGGGAGAGCTGGGACTTGTTGAAGACTTGGAGGATGACAACGACTCTTCAGACAACACGTCTtcaagaggagggaaaaaatccAGGTTTCCACCGGTTAATCTCATGTGTGTAG AAACATCGAAGGAAACTGGGTTCCACCAGAGCACCAGGTTTTGTCTGGAGCACATCAGAGAAGCCATGCTGCATCATAGATGGCAAGAGGCAGCAGAGTATATGGCGTGTTACCCCCAAATGTTCGAAGACACAACTGTCAGCTCCACAAAGCACTATAAAGAg GTTATATGGAGACTCAGCACTGAGATCCTTCACCATCACCACAATACAAAGATGGAAGACTACAACCACATCTATGAACGAATAAAACATTCAGGAGTCAAACATTACCTGATG ATCAGTCTGGAACACTCCTTCCACTTACTGCTCCATGGCCACATTGAAGATGCAAAGCGTCACCTGTTGGCTGCTGAAAGTTGGAGGTACGGGAAGGAGTCAGCAGCCCAGTATCAGAAGATGAAGCTGATCCAGGCCTACAGGAGCCTGCTAGATTATATCATCTGGTGTGACAAGAAGTTCACACTCTCTG ACTTTAACGACCCTGTTGGCAACCAGGAGATGCAGAACTATTACCGACAGGCTTCTGTGAATCTGAAGGAGATTTTGAAAAATCCTGGAGTCTGGGATCCATTTATATTGAGTTATGTTGAG ATGCTGGAGTTCTATGAGGATCACTCTGAGGCTCTGAATGTCCTGAACGACTACGCATATGACAACAACTTTCCTCCTAATCCCAATGCACATGTCTTTCTGTACCAGTACCTGAAGCGACACGATGCTCCGGAGAAGAAACTGATCAAAGTGTTGAAG GTCCTCCATGTATCAGTCCCCAGCCATGAGTTGATGTTGGAGTACAGCTCTCTCCTGCTTCAGTCAG AGAAAAACAGTCATATCCACAAAGCTGTCGAAGTCGTTCTGGAAATGCTGGATTTCGCCTGCTGGAGGAGCGACCTGGACGTGTGGAAGTGTTTAAAAGCCGTTATTCAGAAATTACAGTTACA AGAAGACTGGAGGAAGGTGGTCCTTGAAAAAATGGAGGTAAGAAAAGACTGGTGGCCGGTGCTCCACTTCACGAGCCACCACGCCAGAAAAGACTCAGAGGAGAACCCAGAGCTGATGGAGGTGAAGGCATCACTAAAGGAAGTCCTCTGCCCGG ATATAACTCTGAAGTACGCTGCTGCAGGGGTAAACAGTTGA
- the taf1a gene encoding TATA box-binding protein-associated factor RNA polymerase I subunit A isoform X1, with protein sequence MMDDLEGELGLVEDLEDDNDSSDNTSSRGGKKSRFPPVNLMCVETSKETGFHQSTRFCLEHIREAMLHHRWQEAAEYMACYPQMFEDTTVSSTKHYKEVIWRLSTEILHHHHNTKMEDYNHIYERIKHSGVKHYLMISLEHSFHLLLHGHIEDAKRHLLAAESWRYGKESAAQYQKMKLIQAYRSLLDYIIWCDKKFTLSGDNFNDPVGNQEMQNYYRQASVNLKEILKNPGVWDPFILSYVEMLEFYEDHSEALNVLNDYAYDNNFPPNPNAHVFLYQYLKRHDAPEKKLIKVLKVLHVSVPSHELMLEYSSLLLQSEKNSHIHKAVEVVLEMLDFACWRSDLDVWKCLKAVIQKLQLQEDWRKVVLEKMEVRKDWWPVLHFTSHHARKDSEENPELMEVKASLKEVLCPDITLKYAAAGVNS encoded by the exons ATGATGGACGACTTGGAGGGAGAGCTGGGACTTGTTGAAGACTTGGAGGATGACAACGACTCTTCAGACAACACGTCTtcaagaggagggaaaaaatccAGGTTTCCACCGGTTAATCTCATGTGTGTAG AAACATCGAAGGAAACTGGGTTCCACCAGAGCACCAGGTTTTGTCTGGAGCACATCAGAGAAGCCATGCTGCATCATAGATGGCAAGAGGCAGCAGAGTATATGGCGTGTTACCCCCAAATGTTCGAAGACACAACTGTCAGCTCCACAAAGCACTATAAAGAg GTTATATGGAGACTCAGCACTGAGATCCTTCACCATCACCACAATACAAAGATGGAAGACTACAACCACATCTATGAACGAATAAAACATTCAGGAGTCAAACATTACCTGATG ATCAGTCTGGAACACTCCTTCCACTTACTGCTCCATGGCCACATTGAAGATGCAAAGCGTCACCTGTTGGCTGCTGAAAGTTGGAGGTACGGGAAGGAGTCAGCAGCCCAGTATCAGAAGATGAAGCTGATCCAGGCCTACAGGAGCCTGCTAGATTATATCATCTGGTGTGACAAGAAGTTCACACTCTCTGGTGACA ACTTTAACGACCCTGTTGGCAACCAGGAGATGCAGAACTATTACCGACAGGCTTCTGTGAATCTGAAGGAGATTTTGAAAAATCCTGGAGTCTGGGATCCATTTATATTGAGTTATGTTGAG ATGCTGGAGTTCTATGAGGATCACTCTGAGGCTCTGAATGTCCTGAACGACTACGCATATGACAACAACTTTCCTCCTAATCCCAATGCACATGTCTTTCTGTACCAGTACCTGAAGCGACACGATGCTCCGGAGAAGAAACTGATCAAAGTGTTGAAG GTCCTCCATGTATCAGTCCCCAGCCATGAGTTGATGTTGGAGTACAGCTCTCTCCTGCTTCAGTCAG AGAAAAACAGTCATATCCACAAAGCTGTCGAAGTCGTTCTGGAAATGCTGGATTTCGCCTGCTGGAGGAGCGACCTGGACGTGTGGAAGTGTTTAAAAGCCGTTATTCAGAAATTACAGTTACA AGAAGACTGGAGGAAGGTGGTCCTTGAAAAAATGGAGGTAAGAAAAGACTGGTGGCCGGTGCTCCACTTCACGAGCCACCACGCCAGAAAAGACTCAGAGGAGAACCCAGAGCTGATGGAGGTGAAGGCATCACTAAAGGAAGTCCTCTGCCCGG ATATAACTCTGAAGTACGCTGCTGCAGGGGTAAACAGTTGA